A DNA window from Streptomyces asoensis contains the following coding sequences:
- a CDS encoding ATP-dependent Clp protease ATP-binding subunit, translated as MTSGFNGPEGYGDPFGEFLARFFGGPRPGPRQINIGQLLSRPARDLVRGAAQYAAEHGSRDLDTEHLLRAALSAEPTRELLSRAGADPDSLATEIDERSGPVQHPPGEVPPPTSLSLTPAAKRALLDAHDLARSRGAGYIGPEHVLSALAANPDSAAGHILNAARFAASGLPPEPPDTGPAVRAGERQRPTGTPTLDKYGSDLTESARQGRIDPVIGRDDEIEQTIEVLSRRGKNNPVLIGDAGVGKTAVVEGLAQRIADGDVPDVLVARRVVSLDLTGVVAGTRYRGDFEERLTAIIDEIRAHSDQLIVFIDELHTVVGAGGGGEGGSMDAGNILKPALARGELHVVGATTLEEYRRIEKDAALARRFQPILVPEPSVADALEILRGLRDRYEAHHQVRYTDEALVAAVELSDRYLTDRRLPDKAIDLIDQAGARVRLGARTKGTDVRAMEREAEELARDKDQAVADESYEQATRLRDRIAELRQRIADASGENTSDEGRHLEVTAEAVAEVVSRQTGIPVASLTQEEKDRLLALEEHLHERVVGQEEAVRVVADAVLRSRAGLASADRPIGSFLFLGPTGVGKTELARALAESLFGSEERMVRLDMSEYQERHTVSRLVGAPPGYVGHEEAGQLTETVRRHPYSLLLLDEVEKAHPDVFNILLQVLDDGRLTDSQGRTVDFTNTVIVMTSNLGSEAITRRGAGIGFGSAGADADEEARREQILRPLREHFRPEFLNRIDEIVVFRQLTGQQLREITALLLERTRRLVHAQGIAVEFTDAATGWLAERGYQPEYGARPLRRTIQREVDNRLSRLLLDGQVKEGDLVTVEVEEGRLAFRTRTGEPPAPIL; from the coding sequence CGCTTCTTCGGCGGGCCCCGCCCCGGCCCCCGTCAGATCAACATCGGCCAGTTGCTCAGCCGCCCCGCGCGGGACCTCGTCCGCGGCGCGGCCCAGTACGCGGCCGAGCACGGCAGCCGCGACCTGGACACCGAGCACCTGCTGCGCGCGGCCCTGTCCGCGGAACCGACACGCGAGCTGCTCAGCCGGGCCGGTGCCGACCCCGACTCCCTCGCGACGGAGATCGACGAGCGCTCGGGGCCCGTCCAGCACCCGCCGGGCGAGGTGCCGCCTCCCACGTCGCTCTCGCTGACCCCGGCCGCCAAACGCGCCCTGCTGGACGCCCACGACCTGGCGCGCTCCCGCGGCGCGGGCTACATCGGCCCCGAGCACGTGCTCAGCGCGCTCGCCGCGAACCCGGACTCCGCGGCCGGGCACATCCTCAACGCGGCCCGTTTCGCGGCCTCGGGCCTGCCGCCCGAACCACCGGACACCGGGCCGGCGGTCCGCGCGGGCGAGCGGCAGCGGCCCACCGGTACGCCCACCCTGGACAAGTACGGCAGCGACCTCACGGAGTCGGCCCGCCAGGGCCGGATCGACCCGGTGATCGGCCGGGACGACGAGATCGAGCAGACCATCGAGGTGCTGTCCCGGCGCGGCAAGAACAACCCGGTGCTGATCGGTGACGCCGGCGTCGGCAAGACGGCGGTCGTGGAGGGGCTCGCGCAGCGGATCGCGGACGGGGACGTGCCGGACGTCCTCGTCGCCCGTCGCGTGGTCTCCCTGGACCTGACGGGCGTGGTCGCGGGCACCCGCTACCGCGGCGACTTCGAGGAGCGGCTGACGGCCATCATCGACGAGATCCGCGCGCACTCCGACCAGTTGATCGTCTTCATCGACGAGCTGCACACCGTCGTCGGCGCGGGCGGCGGGGGCGAGGGCGGTTCGATGGACGCCGGCAACATCCTCAAGCCGGCCCTGGCCCGCGGCGAACTGCACGTGGTGGGCGCGACGACGCTGGAGGAGTACCGGCGGATCGAGAAGGACGCGGCGCTGGCCCGCCGGTTCCAGCCGATCCTCGTCCCGGAGCCGTCCGTCGCGGACGCGCTGGAGATCCTGCGCGGGCTGCGCGACCGCTACGAGGCCCACCACCAGGTCCGTTACACCGACGAGGCGCTGGTCGCGGCCGTGGAGCTGTCCGACCGCTATCTGACCGACCGCCGGCTGCCCGACAAGGCGATCGACCTGATCGACCAGGCGGGCGCGCGCGTGCGGCTCGGCGCCCGCACGAAGGGCACGGACGTGCGGGCCATGGAGCGCGAGGCCGAGGAGCTGGCACGCGACAAGGACCAGGCGGTGGCGGACGAGAGTTACGAGCAGGCCACCCGGCTGCGGGACCGCATCGCCGAGCTGAGGCAGCGCATCGCGGACGCCAGCGGTGAGAACACCTCCGACGAGGGCCGGCACCTGGAGGTCACCGCGGAGGCGGTCGCGGAGGTCGTGTCCCGGCAGACCGGCATCCCGGTCGCGAGCCTCACCCAGGAGGAGAAGGACCGTCTGCTCGCCCTGGAGGAGCACCTGCACGAGCGGGTGGTCGGCCAGGAGGAGGCCGTACGGGTCGTCGCCGACGCGGTGCTGCGCTCCCGGGCAGGGCTCGCCAGCGCGGACCGGCCGATCGGCAGTTTCCTGTTCCTCGGCCCGACCGGCGTCGGGAAGACCGAACTGGCCCGTGCGCTGGCCGAGTCGCTGTTCGGCAGCGAGGAGCGCATGGTGCGGCTCGACATGAGCGAGTACCAGGAGCGGCACACCGTCAGCCGGCTGGTCGGCGCCCCGCCCGGCTACGTCGGCCACGAGGAGGCCGGGCAGCTGACGGAGACCGTCCGGCGGCACCCGTACTCGCTGCTCCTGCTCGACGAGGTGGAGAAGGCGCACCCGGACGTCTTCAACATCCTGCTCCAGGTCCTCGACGACGGGCGGCTCACCGACTCCCAGGGGCGCACCGTCGACTTCACCAACACGGTCATCGTGATGACCAGCAACCTCGGTTCGGAGGCGATCACCCGGCGCGGCGCCGGCATCGGCTTCGGCTCGGCGGGCGCGGACGCCGACGAGGAGGCGCGGCGCGAGCAGATCCTGCGGCCGCTGCGCGAGCACTTCCGGCCGGAGTTCCTCAACCGGATCGACGAGATCGTGGTGTTCCGGCAGCTCACGGGGCAGCAACTGCGGGAGATCACGGCGCTGTTGCTGGAGCGGACGCGCCGGCTGGTGCACGCGCAGGGCATCGCGGTGGAGTTCACCGACGCGGCCACGGGCTGGCTCGCCGAGCGCGGCTACCAGCCCGAGTACGGCGCCCGTCCGCTGCGGCGCACGATCCAGCGCGAGGTGGACAACCGGCTGTCCCGGCTGCTCCTGGACGGGCAGGTGAAGGAGGGCGACCTGGTCACGGTGGAGGTCGAGGAGGGGCGGCTCGCGTTCCGTACGCGTACCGGCGAACCACCCGCTCCCATCCTCTGA